Genomic DNA from Niabella ginsenosidivorans:
AAATGCGTTGGTCAGCGGTAAAGCAATATTGGCAAAAGCAATGATTACAAAAAAGAAAGCAAGCGCCGGAGCTTTTTGTGCAATACCGCCCAAGTCAGACATTTTGGTGGTGCCAAATTTGCGTTCGATGACCGCCACGATCATCCACATTCCCAGAATATTGATCCCGTGAGAGAACATTTGTATCAGAGTGCCCTGCAGGGCGCTTTTGTCTTCTGCAAATACAGCCAGACACATCAGCCCGATGTGGGCAATAGATGAATAGGCCACCAGCCGCTTCATATCGTTTTGCCGCAGGGCTATTAATGATGCATAAACAATCCCGGTTACAGCCATGGTAGACACAGTATCTCCCCAGCTATAGGAGGCAACCGGTAATACCGGCAACAGCCATCGTAATAGCCCCATCACTCCCATTTTTACCATTAATGCGCTTAAAACCATTGTGCCGGCGATGGGCGCCTGCTGATAAGTATCCGGCTGCCAGGTATGAAAAGGAAATACAGGCATTTTTACGGCAAAGGCCACAAAGAATAACCAAAAAAGCCATCCCTGCTCTTTAGGAGCAAGCCCTGTATTATAGAATGCAGTAATATCAAATGAATTGCCCGCCGTTTTTGAAGAAATATACAAGATACCTACCAGCATTAACAGCGAACCAATGAACGTATAAATAAAGAATTTAAAAGTGACCGCAATACGCTTTTCGCCTCCCCATTGAGAACAGATAAAATAAACAGGGATCAAGGCCAGCTCCCAGAAAAAATAGAAAAGCAGCGCATCCATTGCAAGGAATACCCCCATCATCCCTGCCTGTGCCAGCAACATCAGTCCAAAAAAATTGTTTATCTTTTTATAGGCAGTCGTCCAGGTAGAAAGAAAAATAACAGGGTACGATAATGCTGTCAGCATACAAAGCATAATGCCCATACCATCGCCGCCAAGAGAAAAGCTGCTATTGAGCAAACCCATCCATTGGGCTTTGAAGGTCCAGCTATCCGGGGTGCTATATACGGCTACTCCCAGTATGGCAATAATGAATGTTATAATAGCTGACAGCAATGACCAGGTACGAACCTGCTCTTCCCTCTTTATACAAAAAGTAACCAGTCCGCTCACTAAAGGCACCAGTATCAACAACAATGCGATCATATTTCAGTATTCAGATTTTCAGTATTCAGTCCCGATAACTATCGGGATCAGTGTTCAGATGTAAGATCTCTTCTATTCCTATTCAATGCCTGTTACTTCCTTAAAAAAAACTGTACAATAAAAATCAGTACCATTCCCAGCACCATCATGAGAATATACGCTCCGGTTTGCCCACTCTGCAACCAACGCAACTGGCGGCCACCATAGCGCACCAGTTTTCCCACTCCGTTTACAATACCGTCTATTACCTTTTTATCAAATACATTATTTAAAAAAGTACCAAAAGCATTAACAGGTTTTACAATGATCGCATCATACAATTCATCAACATACCATTTGTTCTCCAGTATTTTTCCAAGACCTGTAGCCTCTTCCAGATCCGGTTTTCTGGAAAACCGGCTCCAGGCAAATGCCACTACAATAATTACCAATACAGATGAGAGCCCTGCCAGCAACCATTCTGTACTGTGCGTTGCTTCATGAACAGGTAACAGGGCATAAGAATCCTTAAAAACAGGTTGTAAGAACCCGGCCAGGGAGTGCGCCCCCTGTGCCATAAATTCCGGAATACCCACAAACCCGCCGATCACAGAGAGAATGGCAAGCAGAATGAGCGGAACCGTAATGGCAGCAGGGCTTTCATGTAAATGATGCTCCTGCTCTTTTGTTCCGCGGAATTGACCATTAAAGGTGGTTGCATACAGCCGGAACATATAGAACGCAGTCATTAAAGCACCGGCTAAACCCAAAACATACAGAACGGGTGATTTAGCAAAGGCACCGGCCAGGATCTCATCTTTAGAAAAGAATCCTGAAAAACCGGGAATGCCTGCAATGGCAAAACATCCGATCAGGAAAGTAATATTGGTCACTTTCATATATTTTGCAAGTCCGCCCATCTTACGCATATCCTGCTCGCCCCCCATTGCATGGATCACGCTGCCGCTTCCCAGGAACAGCAATGCTTTAAAGAAGGCATGCGTCATTACATGGAAAACGGCTGCTACATAAGCACCGCTTCCTATAGCAAGGAACATGTAGCCTAACTGGCTTACAGTTGAATAGGCCAGCACTTTTTTAATATCATTCTGCTTCAACGCAATGGAAGCAGCCAACAACGCAGTAGCAATACCAATAACCGCAATTGCGTTTAATGTTGCAGGGGCCATGGAAAACATCAGGTTACTGCGTGCAATCATATAGATACCCGCGGTAACCATTGTAGCTGCATGGATCAAAGCGGATACCGGTGTTGGCCCTGCCATGGCATCCGGCAGCCAGGTGTACAGGGGGATCTGTGCACTTTTACCGGTGGCACCAACAAACAGCAGCAGGGTAATGGCCGTGATTTCCTTAGTTGAGAATTTTGCCAGTGAAGCATTGGTAAAAACCTCGCTGAATGTGGTAGTGCCCAGCCTGTTGATCAGCATGAATAAGGCCACCAGGAAAGCAAGGTCGCCAATACGGTTCATAATAAAAGCCTTGTTTGCTGCCCGGGCATATTCATCCCTTTTAAACCAAAAGCCGATCAGCAGGTAAGAACAAAGACCAACCCCTTCCCAGCCGATAAACATGATGACAAAATTAGCTCCCATTACCAGCAGCAGCATGGAAAATACAAACAGGTTCAGGTAAGCGAAGTACCTTCCAAAATGTTCCGGTTTTTCATCATGCATATAAGAGGTGGAATACACATGTATCAGAAACCCAACACCTGTAATGATCAGCAGCCATATGACAGATAGCTGGTCGATCTGGAACGCAAAGGGTATTTTTAAATTACCTACATTAATAAAAGGAAAATATTCAGCGGTATGTGTATTGCCGGCGCGTACCTGAAAAAAAGCCCAAAGGCTTATGGCAAACGAAACCAGGATTACACCGCTTCCAATAACCCCTGTAGCGCCTTTGGACAGGCTTTTTCTTCCCAGCCCGTTTATTAAACAGCCTATTAATGGTAACAACGGAATTAAATAAACGATATCTAACACATTCTTCATAATAAAACGGGATCCTGTTAATGTTTCAACCTGTTTAAGAAATTAATATTTATCGAGTGCACATTTCGGTACATCATTACAATAATAGCCAGCCCCACGCTTACCTCTGCGGCGGCTACCACCATAATAAAGAATACAAACAGCTGACCATCTGTTCCTGTAACAGCCGCAGCTCCTTTGGCTATATGGTGCATTTTTGAAAAAGCAACGAGTAACAGGTTTACAGCATTCAGCATCAGCTCAATGCACATAAAAACAATAATGGCGTTCCTGCGCGTTAAAACCCCCACCACACCAATTGCAAACAAACAAAGTGCAAGGGTTATGTAATAATTTACTGGCATTTCAGTTTTCAGTTTTCAGCTATCAGTATTAATATTTATTATTCCTTATTCTTTTTTCCCAATAACTACTGCTCCCACCATGGCACTTAAAAATAAAATGCTGGCGATCTCAAACGGGATAACGAAAGTAGTAAACAGCTCATGCCCGAGGTTCTTTACCAACCCGATATTACCGGTACCCATTTCTACAAGGTTCTTTTTTACTTCCGTATTTCTCAAAGCAGCTACCAGCACCAGGAACAGGCACCCTCCTGCAATGGCGCCTACGATCTGCATCCATTTATTTTTTAACGTTTCTGTTGCTTTGCTTAAATTCATTAACATGATCACAAAAAGAAAGAGCACCATAATGGCACCCGCATAAACAATAATGTTTACAATAGCCAGAAACTGTGCATTCATTAAAATATAATGACCGGAAATGGCAAAGAAAGTTATGATCAGCCCCAGGACACTATACACGGGGTTCTTGCTGGTAATGACCATCAGTGCGCTGCCGATTGCGATCACTGTAAGTATCCAAAATAAAAGCTGTGTTATATTCATTTTGATCTTTAATTAGAGCTTCTAAACTTCTTCCTTTTCTCTTTTAATGGTTCCCAGTGCCTTTTTATAGCCTTCAGGATCTGTAACGGGGTTGGGGATCAACAGATCCTCTTTTTTATAAATAAACCCTTTGCGGGTGTAATTAGACGGGGTAAAGGTTTGAGAAAGATAAATGGCATCTTTGGGGCAGGCTTCTTCGCAATAACCGCAAAAGATGCAGCGCAGCATATTGATCTCATAACGGGCTGCATATTTTTCTTCGCGGTACAGGTTTTCTTCTCCCTCCTGCCTTTCTGCTGCTTCCATTGTAATGGCTTCTGCCGGGCACGCAACGGCGCAAAGGCCGCAGGCAGTGCATCGTTCACGCCCTTCTTCATCCCGGTTCAGGATATGAAGCCCGCGAAACACTTTACTGAAGGGCCTCTGTTCTTCGGGGTACTGGATGGTCACTTTCTTTTTAAAAAAGTGCTTCAGCGTAATCGCCATCCCTTTAAAAATATTCACCAGGTAGCTGCGCTCCACCCAGTTCATCGGTCTTCGATCAACGGGTTTGCTTCTGTTTGTTAATTGTACGCCCATACCTTTATTAATTGTTTAACTTCTTTTAATTTCTTGTTTCCGAACTCAATTCACTATTGTCGATCTATCTCACACTGCTTACTTCTTCAGCCATAATACCACCAATGCTGTAATGATCATATTCAGCAATGCCAGCGGTATCAGGCGTTTCCAGCCCAGATGCATTAGCTGGTCAAAACGGAAGCGCGGAATGGTCCAGCGGATCCACATGAACACAAATACAAAAATCAGCGCTTTCAGAAATAAACAGAGGAACGTCAGCACAGCCACCCAATTCCCGCCTATCTGCATGGCCAGCTTTGCCTCATTTACAAACGGGATATCATAACCTCCAAAATAAAGCGTGGACATAATAACACCGCTTATAAACATATTGATATATTCGGCAAACAGGTAAAATCCAAGTTTCATACTGGAATACTCCTGATGATAGCCAAAATTCAGTTCGTTTTCTGCTTCAGCAAGGTCAAACGGAGTACGGTTGCACTCAGCTAGCGCACAGATAAAAAAGATCAGGAATCCCAGTATCTGCCAGCCGCCGCCAAAGATATTCCAACTGGCCAGGTCACCTAATGCACCGCCCCGCTGCGCATCAACAATAGCGCTCATTTGCAGGGAACCGGTAAGCATCAGTATTGCAATCAGGGACATCCCCATTGCCAGCTCGTAAGAGACCATTTGCGAAGCGCCGCGAATGGCTGCCAGTAAGGAGAACTTATTATTAGAGGCCCATCCGCCCAACATGATGCCATATACTCCCAGGCTTACCACACCAAAAACGTAAAGGATGCCAATATTTACATCGGCTACCTGAAGCGGCACCATACGCTCACCGATCTTTACAGCTGTTCCCCAGGGAATAACCGCGCTGGTAAGCAACGCCGTAATCATGGCCAGCATCGGTCCCAGTATGAATAAAAACCGGGAAGAGGCCAAGGGAATGATTTCCTCCTTAAAAAAGAGCTTGCCGCCGTCTGCAAGTGGCTGCAAAAGCCCAAAAGGGCCTGCCCTGTTAGGACCGATACGATCCTGGATAAAAGCCGCCACCTTTCTTTCGCCATATGTAGCATACATGGCTACCACCATTGACAGCGTAATAATAAGCGCGATCAGCACCAATTTCTCAATAATAAAAAACCAATCAATAGCCAGTAGATACATATTTAAAAAATAGCTTGTTAATCTTTTCGTTCTTCAATTAATTTCTTCTTATTGAACACATCGCCGGTAGCGGGGCCAGGAATTTTGCTCAGATCAATATCCGGGTCATTCACATCGCTTACGCTGTGAATATCCATTAATAATTTTGGTGCATGCCCCATTACTTCACCGATCGTTTCCTTGGGCATATCCAGCACTTCATAGTGATTGGCGCCAATTACAGAGCCGCGTGCTACTTTTGTTGGCCCTTCAATTACCCAATCTTTCACATCTTTCTTTTCAAAACGGCATTCATTGCAAATCCAGCCGGTTTTACCATCTTCAGCGGGTAAAATCTCACCCCATTGATCTTTACGTGCCGTTACCCGCAATACTTCGTGACCACGTGCCCACAACGTTACCTTTCCGCAGCAGGTTGGGCAATCACGATGCGCATCTACAGGTTTTGTAAACCATACCCTGTTCTTGAACCGGAATGTTTTATCCGTTAACGCGCCCACAGGGCATACATCAATGACATTACCGATAAATTCATTATCCAGTGATTTTTCGATATAGGTGGCGATCTCCGCATGGTCTCCGCGATCCAGCACTCCATGCTGGCGTTTGCTGGTTAACTGGTCTGCCGTAAACACGCAACGGTAACAAAGAATACAGCGCGTCATGTGCAGCTGAATGTATTTGCCCAGGTTGTGCTTTTTAAACGTACGTCTTTTAAATTCATACCGGGTGCCGCTTTTACCATTCTCATAGCTCAGATCCTGCAATTTGCATTCACCGGCCTGGTCACAAATAGGGCAATCCAGCGGGTGGTTGATGAGGAGGAATTCCACAACGCTGTTACGGGCAGCAATAACCCTTTCACTGGTAATATTCTTTACCTCCATGCCATCCATAACAGTAGTACGGCAACTGGCTACCAGCTTTGGCATAGGGCGCGGATCCTTTTCTGATCCCTTGCTTACCTCTACCAGGCAGGTACGGCATTTACCGCCACTGCCCTGCAGCGGGGTATAGTAGCACATGGCCGGGGGCGCCACTTCACCACCAATAAATCTTGCTGCCTGCAAAATGGTGGTGCCAGGGGGCACTTCTATTGTAATATTATCAATAGTTACCTTAAAGTTTGCAGGTGGTTGTTGTTTTACTTCGTCCGCCATATTTATTTCTCGCAGCGACCACAGCAAAGCAGCGGCGCGGCTTTTATAGTTTATTCACAATTCTTTTTATCCCATCTTTTAACAGGCTTACATTAAAATTGACTAAAATACCAGGTTTCAGATTGGTCAATTTCAGATAAGTAAGTACCTGTTTATAATGCACATCTGCAACAGCCTCTATACTTTTTAATTCGAACAACACTTTTTCATAAACAATAAGGTCTGCTCTAAACCCTACTTGCATTCTGAGTCCTTCATGAATAACAGGAATTCCATGTTGTCTTTTAAATGGAATACCGGCCTTTGTCAATTCATAACACAATATCTCTTCATATACGCTCTCAAATAATCCGGGCCGTATTGCCTGTGCATTTTAAAACAAAGATCTAAAACTCCGGTGGCTATATCATTTTCGGTTAACATCTACTGGTTGATCCACAACTGCAATAAAAGAGATACATTTATTAAACCCTTTATTCAATCTTTTCTTTACCGCGATCGCTATTCCATTGCGTCGTTGCGAGAAATGCACTACACCGCTACAGGCTCCGGTACCGGCAGCGGATCTGCATAATGGGCCAGCCCATAATTCCTTTGCTGCGCTTCTTCCGGGTGGGTAACGTGCCATTCAAACTCATCACGGAAATGCCTGATGGCTGCTGCAACAGGCCAGGCTGCCGCATCGCCCAGCGGGCAGATCGTATTTCCCTCTATTTTACTCTGTATATCCCACAACAGGTCAATGTCGCTCATTTTGCCATGCCCCTGATCCAGCCGCAGTAATAATTTTTCCATCCAGCCGGTCCCTTCCCGGCAGGGAGAGCATTGCCCGCAACTTTCATGACGATAAAAACGCGCTAACGTATACGTGTGCTTTACCACGCACTGATCCTCATCAAATACGATGAAACCACCGCTGCCCATCATGGTTCCGGTTGCAAAACCTCCGTCAGAAAGACTTTCATAATTCATCATCCGCTGCTCGCCTTTTGCGGTCTTGAGCAAAAGATTCGCAGGCAGGATAGGCACCGAAGATCCACCTGGTATACAGGCTTTCAGGCGCTTGCCATTCTTTATGCCGCCGCACCATTCATCGCTGTAAATAAATTCCTCAACGGAAATGGTCATGTCTATTTCGTAAACACCGGGCTTATTGATATTACCGCAGGCCGATATTAATTTAGTACCGGTAGACCGGCCCACACCAATTTTCGCATACTCCTCACCTCCCATATTCATAATGGGCACAACGGCTGCCAGTGTTTCTACGTTATTGACCACCGTTGGCCGATCCCAGGCCCCTTTAACAGCAGGAAAAGGAGGTTTGATACGCGGATTGCCACGCTTTCCTTCCAGTGATTCAATCAACGCGGTCTCTTCTCCGCAGATATAGGCGCCGGCACCTCTCTGAACATAGATCTCACAATCAAAACCGGAATTCAGGATATTCTTTCCCAGGAAACCATTGGCTTTTGCCTCTGCTATAGCCTGCTCCAGGATATCAGGGATCCAGGCATATTCCCCGCGGATATAAATATAGGTGGTATTGGAACCCAGTGCATAACTGGAAACGATCAATCCTTCAATGAGCAGATGCGGGATAAACTCCATCAGGTAACGGTCTTTAAAGGTTCCCGGTTCGCTTTCATCTGCATTGCACACCAGATGGCGGGGAACGCCTTCCGGCTTTGCTATAAAACTCCACTTCATACCTGTCGGGAACCCGGCACCGCCGCGCCCCCGGAGGCCGCTTTTCTTTACTTCCTCCACCACGTCTTCCGGAGCCATTTTTAAGGCTTTTTCAACACTTCTGTAACCTCCGTTCTTCCGGTAGGTGTCAAAATACCTGATCCCTTCTATATGTGCGTTTTCTAAAAGTAGTTTTATACTGCTCATTATTCTTTATCCTTTTCAAAAGTTAAATTGCCATACAATTAACTTTTTGGCTTATCGTAGTTAAACATCCAGCTGATCCCGAACCGGTCTGTTACCATACCAAATTTAGCGCCCCAAAAGGTATCCTGTAATGGCATGGTTATAGTGCCTCCCGCTGCCAGCGCCTCAAAGGTTTGAGTAATGGATGCTTCGTCTGTAAAATTCAGCGCCAGGCTTATATTGGTTCCACTGGTAACCGGTTCTGCGCCTGGCGCACAATCACTCACCATAAAATTCAATTCACCGGCGCTAAACAATGCATGCATAATTTTATCCTTATGCGCATCCGGGCTTGGAAAATCAGCCTGCGCTTCTCCGAAGGTTTGTTTGTGCACCACCTGCCCGCCCAGCGCAGCTGCGTAAAAATCCAATGCTTCTGCAGCATTGCCGTTAAAATTCAGATATGGAGTAATTACCTGCATTGTACTTTATTATTAATTCGATGCCGAAGCATTATTCCTGCATTCGGCAATAATTGCATCCACTTTTTCTTTTGTAAGGTGCTCTTTATAATATTTGCCCATCTGCATCATAGGTGCATAGCCACACGCACCCAGGCATTCCGCCGTTTTCAGGGTAAACAGTCCGTCTTCCGTTGTTTCCCCCGGTTTTATATTCAGTTTTTCCCCGATATAGGCAATGATATCATCGCTTCCCTGGATCATACAGGGACCGGTCTGGCACACTTCAAAAACATATTTGCCAACCGGTTTCAGGTTGTACATCGTATAAAAAGTTGCCACCTCGTATACTTCAATCGGTTCAATCTTTAAAAGCGATGCCACATAGTCCATCGTTTCAGTGCTCAGCCATCCAAACGCTTCCTGGGCCAGGTGCAATACCGGCAGCAGGGCGCTTTTCTGCCTGCCTTCCGGATACCGGGCAATGATCTGGCTCACTTTTTCCAACTGTTCCTGAGAAAACTCTATCATTGTTTCATTCATCAATTATAAAATCTGTTTATGCATCCATTTCTCCTGCTATCAGGTTCATGGATGACATTACTACAATAGCATCGCTCAGCATGGCCCCGGTTACCATTTCGGCATATGCCTGGTAATAAATAAAACAGGGCCTTCTGAAATGCAGCCGGTAGGGCGTGCGGCCGCCATCGCTTATAAAATAAAAACCCAGCTCTCCGTTGGCTCCTTCTACTGCATTATAAACCTCCCCCGGAGGCATATCTATTTCACCCATAATGATCTTGAAGTGCCAGATCAGGGCTTCCATTTTTGTATAAACATCCTTTTTGGGAGGCAGGTAATATTCCGGAATATCAGCATGGTACTCGGTGGCCTCTCCTCCTTTCAGGTTGCCGAGCTTTTGCATGGCCTGTTCAATGATGCGCAGGCTTTGCCACATTTCATTGTTGCGCACCAGGAACCGGTCGTAAGAATCCCCCTTTGACCCTACGGGAATATCAAACTCAAACTCCTCGTAGCTGCTGTAAGGAGCTGTTACCCGAACATCATAATCCACACCGGCGGCCCGCAGGTTAGGGCCGGTAAACCCATAATTCAATGCCCGTTCTGCGGAAATAGGGCCTGCGCCTATTGTGCGGTCCATAAAGATCCGGTTGCGGGTAAACAGGTCTTCAAATTCCTTCAGCACAGCGGGATATTCTTTTAAAAACCGTTCAATTTTTTCAAAAGCGGCATTGCTGAAATCTCTTTCAAAACCGCCGATACGGCCAATATTAGTGGTAAGGCGGGAACCGCAGATCTCTTCGTAGATCTCATACACCAGTTCCCGGTACTGCATTACGTACAGGAAGCCGGTATAAGCGCCGGAATCTACGCCCATAATGGAATTACAGATCAGGTGATCCGTAATACGCGCCAGTTCCATAATAATAATCCGCAGATAATCCACGCGTTTGGGCACCTGTACCTTTAATAATTTTTCGCAGGTAAGGTGCCAGCCGATATTATTAATTGGAGCAGAACAATAATTTAAACGATCTGTAAGCGGGGTGATCTGGTATAAGGGCCTGCGTTCGGCTATTTTTTCAAAAGCCCGGTGAATATAGCCAACGGTTGAATCTGCCGAAACAATCTTTTCTCCATCCAGTTCAATAATGTTCTGGAATACACCGTGCGTTGCCGGGTGCGTAGGGCCCAGGTTTAGTGTAGTTGTTTGTTTTTCTATACTGCCACTGGGCAATAAAACATGATCACTCATAATCTATATTCAAAATTAACCCTCTTTCCTTTTTATTTATAAGGCTCCCCTGCCAAACATTTCATCATCTTTATCAATACGGCTCTGATCTTCCAGCGGGTATTCTTTTCTCAGCGGGAAATAGTCCATTTCATCCACGTTCAGGATGCGCTTTAAATTTGGATGCCCTATAAAGTTGACCCCATAAAAATCATATGTTTCGCGCTCCATCCAATTGGCTGCCGCAAAAAGCCCGGTAGCCGTATAAACATCAGGCTGATTGATACTGGTATATATTTTATACCGCACACGCACATTCTCCAGCAGGTTATGCAAATGATACACTACGGCTATTTCCTTTCCCTTATGATCAGGATAATGAACGCCACATAAATCAGTAAGAAATCCAAACTGAAGCGAAGGCTCCTCTACCAGAAAGTTCAGCACCTTCAGGTTGAGCTCCTTATCAGATGCAAAGCTCAGCAAACCATACTGTTCCTCAAAATCAAAAACCTGATTGCCAAATTTCTCAACCAGTTTTTCTTTTATATGCTCATTGGTCAATCCCATACCCAAACCCCTGAAGGGGCGTTTATTTTTTTAATTCCCTCTTCCTTTAGGGCTGAGGGCTATTGTATTCCATAACTTTCCAGCAAGGCCTTGTATTGCTCACCGTTTCTTCTTCTAAGGCTTTCCTTACCCACCAGATCCTGTATGCGCATTACCCCGTCCAGTATTGCTTCCGGTCTTGGAGGGCAACCCGGCACATATACATCTACCGGAACCACCTGGTCGATTCCCTGTAACACGCTGTACGTATCAAAAATACCTCCGCTGCTGGCACAGGCTCCTACTGCAATCACCCAACGGGGCTCTGCCATCTGAAGGTATACCTGTTTTACAACCGGGCCCATTTTTTTGGCAATGGTGCCCATTACCATCAGCAGATCACACTGGCGGGGAGAGAACCCCACGCGCTCACTGCCAAACCTCGCCAGGTCATAAGTGGCTGCCATTGTAGCCATAAATTCAATGCCACAACAGGAAGTGGCAAAAGGAAGCGGCCATAAGGAATTCTTACGGGCCAGACCAATTACACTATCTAATGTGGTGGCAAAAAAACCTTCTCCCTGATGACCATCCGGCATATCTGCCATCATCAGGCTGTCTTTCAGATCCGCCTTTTTAGGCTTAATATTGTATGATACAGGTCGCATAATTTCTTAGTTTTTCTACTACAATAACAAAAAAACAGGATTAAAGATCAGCTTTAATCCTCCCATTTTAAGGCTCCGCGTTTTATGATATAAATAAACCCGCAGAGGAAAAAAGCCACAAAGAGGAGCACTGCATAAAAGCCGCCCCAACCCAGTTCCCTGAAATTCACTGCATAAGGATAAAAAAAGATCACCTCTACATCAAACAACACAAAAAGAATGGCTGTAAGGAAATACTTAATAGCTACGGGCTGGCGTGCCTCACCGTGCGATTCAATGCCACTGGCAAAGTTCTGCAGCTTATCAGCAGTTCTTCTTTTTGGCCCCAGTAAGTGAGTAACTCCCATTAATGTGGCGATCATGCCTACCGCAAAAATAATTTGCAACCCTATTGGTAAATAGGAGCTTGAGGTATCCAAGCCCGCTTGTATAACTAAACTAATCATCTCAATTATGCAATACGCAAAAATAAGGTAACCTGCTAACAAAACCTTTTTTTAATGTGCCAAAAAGCAAACAGCCCCGAAAAATTCCGGAGCTGTTTAATACAATATCTAAAATAGCTGTTATTTCTGCGACTTAGGAGGCTTTGTGCCGGTAGAATCTTTTGTGCCGGTAGAATCTTTAGGTGCGGTACCTGTAGAATCTTTTTGGGGTGCCGAGCCGCCTGAAGCGCCTGACGATTTTCCACTCATTTTACCTACCTGATCTATAAAGCCCTGTAATTGCTGCTGTACGCCGGCATCATCCGTAGCGCCTTTTGCCAGGGTCAGGTATTTCAGGCCATTTTCCCTGTCGCCAGCCACATTCACATAATAGGTGGCCAAAGTTGTTGCTGCGCTGAACAGATTCTTCTTTGCATCAACGGCTGTATCCTTTTGTGAAAATGCAATTAATTTTTCTCCATCAGGTACTAAAATATTTTTAGCATTGGTCGAATCAAAGATCCGGCTGCTGTTAAATGCCCACAAATAACCATAATTCACATCAGGGTGTTTGGTACGCATCGCATCAAATACTTTCCAGGCTTTCTCGTAGTCCTTTGCCTGATAATATCCGGTATATCCTGCATCAAAATAATCACGAATACCTGGGTCAGGTTTGATCTTCAATACTTCTGCCAACAGATCTCCCTGCACTTCATGGTTGCCTTTATCACCAAAGAATTTTGCACCTTCCTGCAGCATTTTCACCCTGTTCACGGTTGAAGTATCTGATTTTAAACCGTCCATATAAGCCTGTAACACTTCATTTTCTTTACCGGGCGTAGCGGCGTAGGCCATAGCCTTCAGGTTATAATCCTGCGGTGACAGATCTTCAGGATCTGTTTTTGCAAAATATTTTTCAACAAAAGGCAATGCTTTTGCAGCTTCTCCTTTATCAATATAAGCATAGCCTAATAATTTATATACTTTGGCAGGAGTCTGCTCGCCCATTTTTTGCACAATGCCATTGGCAGAAGTAATAGCCTGATCATATTGTTTATTAAAGTAGAAAGTCTGTG
This window encodes:
- a CDS encoding 2Fe-2S iron-sulfur cluster-binding protein, which produces MADEVKQQPPANFKVTIDNITIEVPPGTTILQAARFIGGEVAPPAMCYYTPLQGSGGKCRTCLVEVSKGSEKDPRPMPKLVASCRTTVMDGMEVKNITSERVIAARNSVVEFLLINHPLDCPICDQAGECKLQDLSYENGKSGTRYEFKRRTFKKHNLGKYIQLHMTRCILCYRCVFTADQLTSKRQHGVLDRGDHAEIATYIEKSLDNEFIGNVIDVCPVGALTDKTFRFKNRVWFTKPVDAHRDCPTCCGKVTLWARGHEVLRVTARKDQWGEILPAEDGKTGWICNECRFEKKDVKDWVIEGPTKVARGSVIGANHYEVLDMPKETIGEVMGHAPKLLMDIHSVSDVNDPDIDLSKIPGPATGDVFNKKKLIEERKD
- a CDS encoding GxxExxY protein, whose translation is MCYELTKAGIPFKRQHGIPVIHEGLRMQVGFRADLIVYEKVLFELKSIEAVADVHYKQVLTYLKLTNLKPGILVNFNVSLLKDGIKRIVNKL
- the nuoF gene encoding NADH-quinone oxidoreductase subunit NuoF, which encodes MSSIKLLLENAHIEGIRYFDTYRKNGGYRSVEKALKMAPEDVVEEVKKSGLRGRGGAGFPTGMKWSFIAKPEGVPRHLVCNADESEPGTFKDRYLMEFIPHLLIEGLIVSSYALGSNTTYIYIRGEYAWIPDILEQAIAEAKANGFLGKNILNSGFDCEIYVQRGAGAYICGEETALIESLEGKRGNPRIKPPFPAVKGAWDRPTVVNNVETLAAVVPIMNMGGEEYAKIGVGRSTGTKLISACGNINKPGVYEIDMTISVEEFIYSDEWCGGIKNGKRLKACIPGGSSVPILPANLLLKTAKGEQRMMNYESLSDGGFATGTMMGSGGFIVFDEDQCVVKHTYTLARFYRHESCGQCSPCREGTGWMEKLLLRLDQGHGKMSDIDLLWDIQSKIEGNTICPLGDAAAWPVAAAIRHFRDEFEWHVTHPEEAQQRNYGLAHYADPLPVPEPVAV
- a CDS encoding VOC family protein produces the protein MQVITPYLNFNGNAAEALDFYAAALGGQVVHKQTFGEAQADFPSPDAHKDKIMHALFSAGELNFMVSDCAPGAEPVTSGTNISLALNFTDEASITQTFEALAAGGTITMPLQDTFWGAKFGMVTDRFGISWMFNYDKPKS
- a CDS encoding NADH-quinone oxidoreductase subunit NuoE family protein — protein: MIEFSQEQLEKVSQIIARYPEGRQKSALLPVLHLAQEAFGWLSTETMDYVASLLKIEPIEVYEVATFYTMYNLKPVGKYVFEVCQTGPCMIQGSDDIIAYIGEKLNIKPGETTEDGLFTLKTAECLGACGYAPMMQMGKYYKEHLTKEKVDAIIAECRNNASASN
- a CDS encoding NADH-quinone oxidoreductase subunit D; translated protein: MSDHVLLPSGSIEKQTTTLNLGPTHPATHGVFQNIIELDGEKIVSADSTVGYIHRAFEKIAERRPLYQITPLTDRLNYCSAPINNIGWHLTCEKLLKVQVPKRVDYLRIIIMELARITDHLICNSIMGVDSGAYTGFLYVMQYRELVYEIYEEICGSRLTTNIGRIGGFERDFSNAAFEKIERFLKEYPAVLKEFEDLFTRNRIFMDRTIGAGPISAERALNYGFTGPNLRAAGVDYDVRVTAPYSSYEEFEFDIPVGSKGDSYDRFLVRNNEMWQSLRIIEQAMQKLGNLKGGEATEYHADIPEYYLPPKKDVYTKMEALIWHFKIIMGEIDMPPGEVYNAVEGANGELGFYFISDGGRTPYRLHFRRPCFIYYQAYAEMVTGAMLSDAIVVMSSMNLIAGEMDA
- a CDS encoding NADH-quinone oxidoreductase subunit C, giving the protein MGLTNEHIKEKLVEKFGNQVFDFEEQYGLLSFASDKELNLKVLNFLVEEPSLQFGFLTDLCGVHYPDHKGKEIAVVYHLHNLLENVRVRYKIYTSINQPDVYTATGLFAAANWMERETYDFYGVNFIGHPNLKRILNVDEMDYFPLRKEYPLEDQSRIDKDDEMFGRGAL